The sequence CGAGATGTTCGCCTGCGGTACGGCGGCGGTGGTGACCCCGATTGGCAAACTGGGCTATGAAGGCGGCGAGGTGGAACTCCCCAAGGGCGAGGTGACCAGCCACGTTTACGACACCCTGACGGGGATTCAGTACGGCCGCGTGGAAGACCGGCACGGCTGGATGTACCGCGTGATGTAGTCCGGAGTGGACCAGGAGCGGCAGGCTACAGGGAGAGGAACCCTGTTGCCTGCCCTACTTGAAGCGGAGAGCAGACGGCAGCGAGAGGCGAGAAAAAGCGCCTCAGCTCTCCCCTTTTTCCCATGCTGCGGCATGTCTTTCTCCGGAGTTGTCCCCGTTCGCCCGCCGAGAAAAGGTGTCGCCCTACGGCCAAATGCTCTAGCGTGGGCCCTATGGACTTCCAGCCCCACCCCAGCTGGGCCGCGCTCACCGAGGACGAGCAGCAGCCCTGGCAAACGCTCAGCAGCCGTGAAGTGGTCGGCCCGCCGCGCCGCGTCTGGGAAGACCGCGTGCAGGTGCGCCCTGGCGTGCAGACCACCTATCAGTACCACCCACGCGGCCACCGCGCCGTGTTCGTGCTGCCCGTGACGGCAGCGGGCGACATCGCGCTGATTCGGCAGTACCGCTATCCCCTGCGGGCCGCCATCACCGAGATTGTGGCGGGCGGCGTGGAAGCGGGCGAGGACATCCTGACGGCGGCGGCGCGGGAACTGCGCGAGGAAGTCGGCGGCGAGGCGGGCGAGTGGGTGGCACTGCCCGGCTTTTATCCGCAGCCGAGCATCAACGGCGTGGTGTTCCTGCCGCTGCTGGCGCTGGATGTGACCCTGGGCGAAATGGCGCACGAGGACACCGAAACCAT is a genomic window of Deinococcus proteolyticus MRP containing:
- a CDS encoding NUDIX domain-containing protein yields the protein MDFQPHPSWAALTEDEQQPWQTLSSREVVGPPRRVWEDRVQVRPGVQTTYQYHPRGHRAVFVLPVTAAGDIALIRQYRYPLRAAITEIVAGGVEAGEDILTAAARELREEVGGEAGEWVALPGFYPQPSINGVVFLPLLALDVTLGEMAHEDTETIERLTLPLAEAYARLERGEVQDGPSSLVMWQARAELVRRGLL